The Kitasatospora paranensis genome has a window encoding:
- a CDS encoding acyl-protein synthase: MNIHLAPIEVPDPAALPHVQQLCDLAAPYQAGVAADTLFAAAMAESNAWHAQRSTFHRSLLDGPVETPAPSVGDGIRTPLVHANFFKRHEVLSIPRDEVFLHLTSSGTTGQKSQMFFDTWTIRSAQRMVARIFDHYGWITPDQPVNYLLYSYEPAPQLKLGTSFTDNYLCDFAPANETTHALRHTGAGHEFDVHGCIAALQRYAEGGLPVRILGFPAFLHFTLERMRALGLPPLRLPADSLVLLGGGWKGHADRQIGKDEFYAEVTEQLGVPSERIRDTFGSVEHCVPYIECGHHRLHVPVWSRAAVRDTRTLEPLPYGERGFLHLVSPYITSVPAQSVVMGDLASLHPGQECPCPLATPWFTIHGRAGVSRNRTCAAAAAELLKGMS; the protein is encoded by the coding sequence GTGAACATCCATCTCGCGCCGATCGAGGTCCCCGACCCCGCCGCGCTCCCGCACGTCCAGCAGCTGTGCGACCTGGCCGCTCCGTACCAGGCCGGCGTGGCGGCCGACACGCTGTTCGCCGCCGCCATGGCCGAGAGCAACGCCTGGCACGCGCAGCGCTCGACGTTCCACCGCTCCCTGCTCGACGGCCCGGTGGAGACCCCCGCGCCGTCCGTCGGCGACGGCATCCGCACGCCGCTGGTGCACGCCAACTTCTTCAAACGGCACGAGGTGCTGTCCATCCCGCGGGACGAGGTCTTCCTCCATCTCACGTCCTCCGGCACCACCGGCCAGAAGTCGCAGATGTTCTTCGACACCTGGACGATCCGCTCGGCCCAGCGCATGGTGGCCAGGATCTTCGACCACTACGGCTGGATCACCCCCGACCAGCCGGTCAACTACCTGCTCTACAGCTACGAACCGGCGCCGCAGCTGAAGCTCGGCACCTCCTTCACCGACAACTACCTGTGCGACTTCGCACCGGCCAACGAGACCACGCACGCCCTGCGGCACACCGGCGCCGGGCACGAGTTCGACGTCCACGGCTGCATCGCCGCGCTGCAGCGGTACGCCGAGGGCGGGCTGCCCGTCCGGATCCTCGGCTTCCCCGCGTTCCTGCACTTCACCCTGGAACGGATGCGGGCCCTCGGCCTCCCGCCGCTCCGGCTGCCGGCCGACTCCCTGGTGCTGCTCGGCGGCGGCTGGAAGGGGCACGCCGACCGGCAGATCGGCAAGGACGAATTCTACGCCGAGGTCACCGAGCAGCTGGGTGTCCCCTCCGAGCGGATCCGCGACACCTTCGGCTCGGTCGAGCACTGCGTGCCGTACATCGAGTGCGGGCACCACCGCCTGCACGTCCCGGTCTGGTCGCGGGCCGCCGTCCGCGACACCCGCACCCTGGAACCGCTGCCGTACGGCGAACGCGGCTTCCTCCACCTGGTCTCCCCGTACATCACCTCGGTGCCGGCGCAGAGCGTCGTCATGGGCGACCTCGCCTCGCTGCACCCCGGGCAGGAGTGCCCGTGCCCGCTGGCCACGCCCTGGTTCACCATCCACGGCCGGGCGGGCGTCAGCCGCAACCGCACCTGCGCGGCCGCCGCCGCCGAACTCCTGAAGGGAATGTCGTGA
- a CDS encoding acyl-CoA reductase: MTDRPHYWQGTFVDDEEAARRLADLPAIAARALAEPLPAELVLNACRHLADALRTPDGPVRARLLTHLTDGGTAPQEAAAVLAEIAAAIDRPALERKLRRELGTPHPERLGRPDARETVFEAWAPVGLLVHIAPGNAAAVAPLSVVEGLLTGNLNVLKTSSADTALAQHLLAELAAADPGGALARRIVALRFPSARTDWLRLMCAPADAVAVWGGEDAVRSVAGLVPAGCRLVEWGHRISFAYLTRDAWSDGAALDALAADVCRFEQQACSSPQVVYLDTEDEKEAFAFAERFAAHLAAASAALPRPELEPAEHAEITTTELVARLEEHLGLTRVIAAEDGSWRILADTRPALAASPLNRSVWVKPLPRTSVMSVLRPMRRYLQTAAIGGSRADVARLAQAVIAAGVLRVTPVGGMLDSYQGEPHDGVYALQRYSRRVAVRTGPDFATTACLDDLAGPAAVPPAPTGPLLDKAGVQEQLRTLAPDHAHLFFRSGGSTGAPALSVFTNTDYDTQMRAAADGLLAAGFDPARDRAANLFYCGGMYGSFISFFSILERLNAGQLPIAAGPDHAATAEALVTYGATTVFGMPSYLWQLFHAEGDALRAYGGIRKVFYGGEHFTAEQRRVLTEEFGVEVIRSAAYGSTDLGPLGYQCTHAEGSVHHVLTGLHTLEILDPQADRPVPVGQPGRLVFTSRTRAGQRLERYQIGDLGRSVEGVCPCGSHTPRIELLGRYGDVVRVGTYFLNVRRFIAVAAEELGYRGELQLLLDGGDDRERVTVRLDARYAPDGPVARAAFLAAIPELASAADEGLLACTVETVPSAAFERTPTSGKLRTVIDRRQGAV; this comes from the coding sequence GTGACCGACCGACCGCACTACTGGCAGGGCACGTTCGTCGACGACGAGGAGGCCGCCCGGCGGCTCGCCGACCTGCCCGCGATCGCCGCCCGCGCACTGGCCGAACCGCTGCCCGCCGAGCTGGTGCTGAACGCCTGCCGGCACCTCGCCGACGCCCTCCGCACGCCGGACGGCCCCGTCCGTGCCCGCCTGCTCACCCACCTCACCGACGGCGGGACGGCCCCGCAGGAGGCCGCCGCCGTGCTCGCGGAGATCGCCGCCGCGATCGACCGACCCGCGCTGGAACGCAAGCTCCGCCGCGAACTCGGCACGCCGCACCCCGAACGCCTCGGCCGGCCCGACGCCAGGGAGACCGTCTTCGAGGCATGGGCGCCGGTCGGTCTGCTGGTCCACATCGCGCCCGGGAACGCCGCCGCCGTCGCCCCGCTGAGCGTCGTGGAGGGCCTGCTGACCGGCAACCTCAACGTGCTGAAGACCAGCAGCGCCGACACCGCACTCGCCCAGCACCTGCTCGCCGAGCTGGCCGCCGCCGACCCCGGCGGCGCGCTGGCCCGCCGGATCGTCGCCCTGCGCTTCCCGTCGGCCCGCACCGACTGGCTGCGGCTGATGTGCGCGCCCGCCGACGCGGTGGCCGTCTGGGGCGGCGAGGACGCCGTCCGCTCCGTCGCCGGACTCGTCCCGGCGGGCTGCCGCCTCGTCGAGTGGGGACACCGGATCTCCTTCGCCTACCTGACCCGTGACGCCTGGTCGGACGGCGCCGCCCTCGACGCGCTCGCCGCCGACGTCTGCCGCTTCGAGCAGCAGGCCTGCTCCAGCCCCCAGGTCGTGTACCTCGACACCGAGGACGAGAAGGAGGCCTTCGCCTTCGCCGAGCGCTTCGCCGCGCACCTCGCCGCCGCGTCCGCAGCGCTGCCCCGCCCCGAGCTCGAACCGGCCGAACACGCCGAGATCACCACCACCGAACTGGTCGCCCGGCTGGAGGAACACCTCGGCCTCACCCGCGTCATCGCCGCCGAGGACGGATCCTGGCGGATCCTGGCCGACACCCGGCCGGCCCTCGCCGCCTCGCCGCTGAACCGCAGCGTCTGGGTGAAGCCGCTGCCCCGCACCTCGGTGATGTCCGTGCTGCGGCCGATGCGCCGGTACCTGCAGACCGCCGCGATCGGCGGCAGCCGCGCCGACGTCGCCCGGCTCGCGCAGGCGGTGATCGCCGCCGGTGTCCTGCGGGTCACCCCGGTCGGCGGCATGCTGGACTCCTACCAGGGCGAACCCCACGACGGCGTCTACGCACTCCAGCGCTACAGCCGCCGGGTCGCCGTGCGGACGGGCCCGGACTTCGCCACCACCGCCTGCCTCGACGACCTCGCCGGGCCGGCCGCCGTCCCGCCCGCGCCGACCGGCCCGCTGCTGGACAAGGCCGGGGTGCAGGAGCAGCTGCGCACCCTCGCACCGGACCACGCCCACCTGTTCTTCCGCAGCGGCGGCAGCACCGGTGCCCCGGCCCTGTCGGTGTTCACCAATACCGACTACGACACCCAGATGCGGGCCGCCGCCGACGGCCTGCTCGCCGCGGGCTTCGACCCCGCCCGGGACCGGGCCGCCAACCTGTTCTACTGCGGCGGCATGTACGGGAGCTTCATCAGTTTCTTCTCGATCCTGGAGCGCCTCAACGCAGGCCAGCTCCCCATCGCGGCCGGGCCCGACCATGCGGCTACCGCCGAGGCCCTGGTGACGTACGGCGCGACCACCGTGTTCGGGATGCCCTCCTACCTGTGGCAGCTGTTCCATGCCGAGGGCGACGCCCTGCGCGCGTACGGCGGCATCCGCAAGGTGTTCTACGGCGGTGAGCACTTCACGGCGGAGCAGCGCCGGGTGCTGACCGAGGAGTTCGGCGTGGAGGTGATCCGTTCGGCGGCGTACGGCAGCACCGACCTGGGGCCGCTCGGCTACCAGTGCACGCACGCCGAGGGGTCCGTCCACCACGTGCTGACCGGGCTGCACACCCTGGAGATCCTGGACCCGCAGGCCGACCGCCCGGTGCCCGTCGGGCAGCCGGGGCGCCTGGTGTTCACCAGCCGCACCCGGGCCGGGCAGCGCCTGGAGCGGTACCAGATCGGTGACCTCGGCCGCAGCGTCGAGGGCGTCTGCCCCTGTGGCAGTCACACCCCGCGTATCGAACTCCTGGGCCGGTACGGGGATGTCGTCCGGGTGGGCACGTACTTCCTCAACGTCCGGCGCTTCATCGCGGTCGCGGCGGAGGAACTCGGCTACCGGGGCGAGCTCCAGCTGCTGCTGGACGGTGGCGACGACCGGGAGCGGGTCACCGTCCGGTTGGACGCGCGGTACGCACCGGACGGGCCCGTGGCGCGGGCCGCGTTCCTCGCCGCGATCCCCGAGCTGGCGTCGGCCGCGGACGAGGGGCTGCTCGCCTGCACCGTCGAGACCGTGCCGAGCGCCGCCTTCGAGCGGACTCCCACCAGCGGCAAGTTGCGCACGGTGATCGACCGCCGGCAGGGCGCGGTCTGA
- a CDS encoding GNAT family N-acetyltransferase has translation MTAVIAPAAPQDVAQLRQLYFDVYGHGYPVALGSDPAEMRRLIDDPHTHWLTARHDGTGRTAGSVVVQTDPGSRIGKLVGLAVHPDQRGSGLAGRLTAAVCEDAFATGALDSVYATVRVVTPGPQQVFARHGFQALGLLPNAVEVAGCESLALFARHADGVLARRAVVDRVPAGLAPLLEATRRSTGLDFGRPRAEGEGPGEPSARRGAPATGPMELITAPGFVGRRFLERFPDPGERFFPLHVPNAVLTPPDGAFEAYADLDPVAASCSLIAVHPSPAAASGALEPLMAAVTRAGADYVETLLPLADTAGLGAFLAAGFIPSAVYPAMRRIGDRFHDHVVLSRTSRQIDFRATAVSEPLRPYLRAYLTAWTSTYLPLPEVAP, from the coding sequence ATGACCGCCGTGATCGCTCCCGCGGCGCCGCAGGACGTGGCGCAGCTGCGACAGCTCTACTTCGACGTCTACGGGCACGGCTATCCGGTCGCGCTCGGCAGCGACCCCGCGGAGATGCGCCGCCTGATCGACGACCCGCACACCCACTGGCTGACCGCCCGTCACGACGGCACCGGCCGGACGGCCGGGTCCGTGGTGGTGCAGACCGACCCGGGGAGCCGGATCGGCAAACTCGTCGGCCTGGCGGTCCACCCGGATCAGCGGGGCAGCGGGCTGGCCGGACGGCTGACCGCCGCGGTGTGCGAGGACGCCTTCGCGACGGGCGCCCTGGACTCGGTCTACGCGACCGTCCGGGTGGTCACGCCCGGCCCGCAGCAGGTCTTCGCCCGGCACGGCTTCCAGGCCCTCGGCCTGCTCCCGAACGCGGTCGAGGTGGCCGGGTGCGAGAGCCTCGCGCTGTTCGCCCGGCACGCCGACGGCGTCCTGGCCCGGCGTGCGGTCGTCGACCGGGTGCCGGCGGGCCTCGCCCCGCTGCTGGAGGCCACCCGGCGGAGCACGGGCCTGGACTTCGGCCGCCCGCGCGCCGAGGGCGAGGGCCCCGGCGAGCCGTCGGCGAGGCGGGGCGCGCCGGCGACCGGGCCGATGGAGCTGATCACCGCGCCGGGTTTCGTCGGCCGCCGCTTCCTGGAGCGCTTCCCCGACCCCGGCGAGCGGTTCTTCCCGCTGCACGTCCCGAACGCCGTCCTCACCCCGCCGGACGGCGCGTTCGAGGCCTACGCCGACCTGGACCCGGTCGCGGCGAGCTGTTCGCTGATCGCGGTCCACCCGTCCCCGGCGGCGGCCTCCGGCGCGCTGGAGCCGCTGATGGCGGCCGTCACCCGGGCGGGCGCGGACTACGTGGAGACGCTGCTGCCGCTGGCCGACACCGCCGGCCTCGGCGCCTTCCTGGCCGCCGGGTTCATCCCGAGCGCCGTCTACCCGGCGATGCGCCGGATCGGCGACCGGTTCCACGACCACGTGGTGCTCTCCCGGACGAGCCGTCAGATCGACTTCAGGGCCACCGCCGTCAGCGAGCCGCTGCGGCCCTACCTGCGCGCGTACCTGACGGCCTGGACGTCGACCTACCTACCCCTTCCCGAGGTTGCCCCGTGA
- a CDS encoding MFS transporter, with translation MTADRAAGRGRPLVLRNRRFGAVWAAQVLTQAAGRMFQVGAVWWLVARSADPGRGLASGAFLAVSTLPAVALAPLVAAVVSRFPHRAVLAVSAAAAGLVALGTAGWMCAATPPTAVVYGAALLLACSQAFFDPCLTTSVPALVEDADIEAATGFELGTQSVAGLAGGLLGPLVVDAAGLTGVVAGCAGAGLLAAVLVGATRFPAAPGTPPTAASTATDAASTATDTARRPLRRILADLPFIRRVLLCFTAANVFTTAVFVVMPLYTRTVLHADGSTVAALEAALGAGTLAGAATGGRLRGAPTAVGAGCLALMAAALALPGLAAARPAAVAAMAVAGWCVGVIGVRFVALFQRLVPVGDRPGFFAVMQALLGATLPVSSLVFGLLGDHLSPRTLCLVQAAGVLPVAAALWWTGRYGPAAPEAAPEAAPESAPRHEPVLFPIPSPSPAPSPAPAAEPVGGAR, from the coding sequence ATGACCGCCGACCGGGCGGCCGGCCGCGGCCGGCCGCTCGTCCTGCGCAACCGCCGGTTCGGAGCCGTCTGGGCCGCCCAGGTGCTCACCCAGGCCGCGGGACGGATGTTCCAGGTCGGCGCGGTGTGGTGGCTGGTGGCCCGCTCCGCCGACCCCGGCCGCGGGCTCGCCTCCGGCGCCTTCCTCGCCGTCAGCACCCTGCCCGCGGTGGCGCTGGCGCCGCTGGTGGCCGCGGTCGTCAGCCGCTTCCCGCACCGCGCGGTGCTCGCCGTCTCGGCCGCCGCCGCCGGTCTGGTCGCCCTCGGCACGGCCGGCTGGATGTGTGCGGCGACGCCGCCGACGGCCGTCGTGTACGGCGCCGCGCTGCTGCTGGCCTGCTCCCAGGCGTTCTTCGACCCCTGCCTGACCACGTCCGTCCCCGCACTGGTCGAGGACGCCGACATCGAGGCCGCGACCGGCTTCGAGCTCGGCACACAGTCGGTCGCCGGGCTGGCCGGCGGGCTGCTCGGCCCGTTGGTGGTCGACGCGGCGGGGCTGACAGGCGTCGTCGCCGGGTGCGCCGGCGCCGGGCTGCTGGCCGCCGTGCTGGTCGGTGCCACCCGCTTCCCCGCCGCCCCGGGCACCCCGCCCACGGCCGCGTCCACGGCCACCGACGCCGCGTCCACGGCCACCGACACCGCGCGCCGCCCGCTGCGCCGCATCCTCGCCGACCTGCCGTTCATCCGGCGCGTGCTGCTCTGCTTCACCGCGGCGAACGTCTTCACCACGGCGGTGTTCGTGGTGATGCCGCTCTACACCCGGACGGTGCTGCACGCCGACGGCTCGACCGTCGCCGCCCTGGAGGCGGCCCTGGGCGCCGGCACCCTGGCGGGCGCGGCCACCGGCGGCCGCCTGCGCGGCGCGCCCACCGCGGTCGGCGCCGGCTGCCTGGCCCTGATGGCGGCCGCGCTCGCCCTGCCCGGCCTGGCCGCCGCTCGTCCCGCGGCCGTGGCCGCTATGGCGGTCGCCGGATGGTGCGTCGGTGTGATCGGCGTGCGGTTCGTGGCCCTGTTCCAGCGGCTGGTGCCGGTGGGGGACCGGCCCGGCTTCTTCGCCGTCATGCAGGCTCTGCTGGGAGCCACCCTGCCCGTGTCGTCGCTGGTGTTCGGCCTGCTCGGCGACCACCTCTCGCCGCGCACGCTCTGCCTCGTCCAGGCCGCCGGTGTGCTGCCGGTCGCGGCCGCACTCTGGTGGACCGGCCGGTACGGACCGGCTGCCCCCGAAGCCGCCCCCGAAGCCGCGCCCGAGTCCGCCCCGCGCCACGAGCCGGTCCTGTTCCCGATCCCGTCCCCGTCCCCCGCCCCGTCCCCCGCCCCGGCCGCGGAGCCGGTCGGAGGCGCGCGATGA
- a CDS encoding DUF4097 family beta strand repeat-containing protein gives MQKFASPAPVSVVLDLPAGRVQLIAADRADTTVEVRPADPSKGRDTRAAEQTTIAFADGVLRITAPAAGNRLLGPSGSLEVTVQLPAGSRVEAKAASAELRGVGRLGDVAFDGAYRRIKLDEAASVRLTAVDGDVEVGRLGGPAEITTARGDIRIAEAVRGTVVLRTESGDISVGAASGVSATLDAGTGHGRIGNTLRNDGAAALEIRATTAHGDITARSL, from the coding sequence ATGCAGAAGTTCGCCAGCCCCGCCCCGGTCTCCGTCGTCCTGGACCTCCCCGCCGGCCGTGTCCAGCTGATCGCCGCGGATCGCGCCGACACCACTGTCGAGGTGCGGCCCGCCGACCCGTCCAAGGGCCGCGACACCAGGGCTGCCGAGCAGACCACCATCGCCTTCGCCGACGGTGTCCTGCGGATCACGGCGCCGGCCGCGGGCAACCGGCTGCTGGGCCCCTCGGGTTCGCTGGAGGTCACCGTCCAGCTGCCCGCCGGATCACGTGTCGAGGCCAAGGCGGCGTCCGCCGAGCTCCGCGGCGTCGGGCGCCTGGGTGACGTCGCGTTCGACGGCGCGTACCGGCGGATCAAGCTGGACGAGGCCGCCAGTGTGCGCCTCACCGCCGTCGACGGCGACGTCGAGGTCGGCCGACTGGGCGGCCCCGCAGAGATCACCACCGCGCGGGGCGACATCCGGATCGCCGAGGCCGTGCGCGGCACGGTCGTGCTCCGCACCGAGTCCGGCGACATCTCCGTCGGCGCCGCGAGCGGTGTCTCGGCGACGCTGGACGCCGGCACCGGCCACGGCCGCATCGGCAACACCCTCAGGAACGACGGTGCCGCCGCACTGGAGATCCGCGCCACCACCGCCCACGGCGACATCACCGCCCGCAGCCTCTGA
- a CDS encoding phosphotransferase, translating into MGARETAALATTLTELHTCLPAARLAEVPARPGRPAGIAARIRTWQAAGLPRAQAPEVSAALRGGLRWLDGSDVARPSAGAVPAVFGPGDGNLANYLWDGARVRVVDFEESGRSDRAFEIAEVTEHVSAWLGGSLDVPGLLHHLDLTPAETARLTECRRLLALVWLFMLALDAPDRPRNPPGTAARQARRLLDLLG; encoded by the coding sequence ATGGGCGCCCGCGAGACGGCGGCCCTCGCCACCACGCTGACGGAATTGCACACCTGCCTGCCGGCCGCGCGGTTGGCCGAAGTCCCCGCACGTCCCGGGCGCCCGGCCGGGATCGCCGCCAGGATCCGCACCTGGCAGGCGGCCGGACTGCCTCGCGCCCAGGCCCCGGAGGTTTCCGCGGCGCTGCGCGGCGGGCTGCGCTGGCTCGACGGATCGGACGTGGCGCGGCCGTCCGCGGGCGCCGTCCCGGCGGTCTTCGGCCCGGGCGACGGCAACCTCGCGAACTACCTGTGGGACGGCGCACGGGTGCGCGTCGTCGACTTCGAGGAGTCCGGCCGCAGCGACCGCGCCTTCGAGATCGCCGAGGTCACCGAGCACGTGTCGGCGTGGCTGGGCGGCAGCCTGGACGTGCCGGGCCTGCTGCACCACCTCGATCTCACGCCGGCCGAAACCGCCCGGCTGACGGAGTGCCGCCGACTGCTCGCCCTGGTCTGGCTGTTCATGCTCGCCCTGGACGCCCCGGACCGGCCGCGCAACCCGCCGGGCACTGCCGCCCGTCAGGCCCGGCGGCTGCTCGACCTTCTCGGCTGA
- a CDS encoding DUF4193 domain-containing protein, whose protein sequence is MATDYDAPRDSGDSSSDDSIEELKSKRDDKQGSAVDIDPEAVEGLELPGADLSGEELTVRVVPLQQDEFTCMTCFLVHHRAQLAGEDSKGQPICRDCAP, encoded by the coding sequence TTGGCAACCGACTACGACGCCCCGCGCGACAGCGGTGACAGCAGCAGTGACGACAGCATCGAGGAGCTGAAGAGCAAGCGCGACGACAAGCAGGGATCCGCGGTCGACATCGACCCCGAGGCCGTCGAGGGCCTGGAGCTCCCGGGCGCCGACCTGTCCGGCGAGGAACTCACCGTCCGGGTCGTCCCCCTCCAGCAGGACGAGTTCACCTGCATGACCTGCTTCCTGGTCCACCACCGCGCGCAACTCGCCGGCGAGGACAGCAAGGGGCAGCCCATCTGCCGCGACTGCGCGCCCTGA
- a CDS encoding MFS transporter, protein MTNDTGLRSLIRDARYRAFWLGQATSTLGNQLTVVVLPALVVPGRGAGAFGLLLAVESAVMGVLLLLGGVIADRYSRSLVMAAADVFRLVGVLGFMVFAAHGPLPLLLVSAALSGAGAALYEPTHRAALAQIVPEELRTRANALDSATKRVGGLVGSLLAGLLLAGISPPRTLLVDVATFAVSLVTLVWLRLPRVRAAASGATPEQGLRAVVAEARTGLVEVRKRPWVSALMLQGTAQVFFLFGPNYVLVPMVSQARYGLPAFGWVSAATFVGSVLGSVLGGRVRSRRPGLWAMNALAPCLLTPLCLAVHVPLWAFCAAVSVGSVGVGCFMVLWYSSLQAEFPEDVQGRVFALEALASFGLQPIALAAAPLLVQLIGLTPFALVAVLVLLVSTYGVLAVPGTAELASPDAAIPSPRCPCPSRSEGVPGAVFPTCRPVRSRSSVAFSREGRAAAGPDGRQCPAGCAAGPGRPGRA, encoded by the coding sequence ATGACGAATGACACCGGACTCCGCAGTCTGATACGCGACGCCCGCTACCGGGCGTTCTGGCTCGGGCAGGCGACCAGCACCCTGGGCAACCAGCTCACCGTCGTCGTGCTCCCCGCGCTGGTGGTGCCCGGCAGGGGAGCCGGTGCCTTCGGCCTCCTGCTGGCGGTGGAGTCGGCCGTCATGGGAGTGCTGCTCCTGCTCGGCGGGGTGATCGCCGACCGCTACTCGCGCAGCCTGGTGATGGCGGCGGCCGACGTCTTCCGGCTCGTCGGCGTCCTCGGCTTCATGGTCTTCGCCGCCCACGGCCCCTTGCCACTGCTGCTGGTGTCCGCCGCGCTCAGCGGGGCCGGGGCGGCGCTGTACGAGCCCACGCACCGCGCGGCCCTGGCCCAGATCGTGCCGGAGGAGCTCCGCACCAGGGCCAACGCCCTCGACTCCGCGACCAAGCGGGTCGGCGGCCTGGTGGGCTCACTGCTCGCCGGCCTGCTGCTGGCCGGCATCTCGCCGCCGCGCACGCTGCTGGTCGACGTCGCCACGTTCGCGGTGAGCCTGGTGACCCTGGTGTGGCTGCGGCTCCCGCGGGTGCGGGCCGCCGCCAGCGGGGCGACGCCCGAGCAGGGCCTGCGGGCCGTGGTCGCCGAGGCCCGGACCGGACTCGTCGAGGTGCGGAAGCGGCCCTGGGTGTCGGCCCTGATGCTCCAGGGCACGGCACAGGTCTTCTTCCTCTTCGGCCCGAACTACGTCCTCGTCCCGATGGTCAGCCAGGCCCGCTACGGACTGCCCGCGTTCGGCTGGGTGAGTGCGGCGACCTTCGTCGGCTCGGTGCTGGGGTCGGTGCTGGGCGGCCGGGTGAGGTCCCGCCGGCCGGGGCTGTGGGCCATGAACGCGCTGGCCCCCTGCCTGCTGACCCCGCTCTGCCTGGCGGTCCACGTCCCGTTGTGGGCCTTCTGCGCCGCCGTGTCGGTCGGCTCGGTCGGCGTCGGCTGCTTCATGGTCCTCTGGTACAGCTCGCTGCAGGCCGAGTTCCCCGAGGACGTCCAGGGCCGGGTGTTCGCCCTGGAGGCCCTGGCCAGCTTCGGTCTCCAGCCGATCGCACTGGCGGCGGCGCCGCTGCTCGTCCAGCTCATCGGCCTGACCCCGTTCGCCCTCGTCGCGGTGCTGGTGCTGCTGGTGTCGACCTACGGCGTCCTGGCCGTCCCCGGGACTGCCGAACTGGCCTCCCCGGACGCGGCGATTCCGTCCCCGCGGTGCCCGTGCCCCAGCAGGTCTGAGGGCGTGCCGGGCGCGGTGTTCCCAACGTGCCGGCCCGTCCGGTCGAGATCGTCGGTGGCCTTCAGCCGAGAAGGTCGAGCAGCCGCCGGGCCTGACGGGCGGCAGTGCCCGGCGGGTTGCGCGGCCGGTCCGGGGCGTCCAGGGCGAGCATGA